The Ornithorhynchus anatinus isolate Pmale09 chromosome 1, mOrnAna1.pri.v4, whole genome shotgun sequence genome includes a window with the following:
- the INSM1 gene encoding insulinoma-associated protein 1 produces MPRGFLVKRHKRPTPASYRIRCCDHGHRDLLLFAHAGSSSPSSPSSSSSSSSSSSPPPARPPRPGQFGNPEALPPGPLSSPTRPVSRDHEKKKYFERSFELGSPVSAESFPGPGGTCAVDPLPFAPADLKMGTSSVAPGRPAGPAKRPPTAEGPAKPAKAPAAKKPKAIRKLHFEDEVTTSPVLGLKIKEGPVEPPRPHAHGGPAVGGAGRPLGEFICQLCKEEYADPFALAQHKCSRIVRVEYRCPECDKVFSCPANLASHRRWHKPRPPSAGATNGPPAPDPARPGVDRDTPSPGVSESGSEDGLYECHHCGKKFRRQAYLRKHLLAHHQALQGKDRPGPPEPPAAADQAGKEPGGPGEGPVEYHLCPVCGETFATKAGQERHLRLLHAAQVFPCKYCPATFYSSPGLTRHINKCHPSENRQVVLLQVPVRPAC; encoded by the coding sequence ATGCCTCGCGGCTTCCTGGTCAAGCGGCACAAGCGGCCGACGCCGGCCTCCTACCGCATCCGCTGCTGCGACCACGGTCACCGGGACCTGCTGCTCTTCGCCCacgccggctcctcctccccttcgtccccctcgtcgtcgtcgtcgtcgtcgtcctcctcctcgccgcccccggcccgcccgccgagGCCCGGGCAGTTCGGCAACCCGGAGGCCTTGCCCCCCGGGCCGTTGTCCAGCCCCACGCGTCCGGTGAGCCGCGACCACGAGAAGAAGAAGTACTTCGAGCGGAGCTTCGAGCTGGGGTCGCCGGTGTCGGCCGAGTccttccccgggcccgggggcacgTGCGCCGTCGACCCCCTGCCCTTCGCCCCCGCCGACCTGAAGATGGGCACCTCGTCCGTCGCCCCCGGCCGACCGGCCGGCCCGGCCAAGAGGCCGCCGACGGCCGAGGGCCCGGCCAAGCCCGCCAAGGCCCCGGCCGCCAAGAAGCCCAAGGCCATCCGCAAGCTGCACTTCGAGGACGAGGTGACCACCTCGCCCGTGCTGGGCCTGAAGATCAAGGAGGGTCCGGTGGAGCCGCCCAGGCCCCACGCCCACGGCGGGCCGGCcgtcggcggggccgggcgcccgCTGGGCGAGTTCATCTGCCAGCTGTGCAAGGAGGAGTACGCCGACCCCTTCGCGCTGGCCCAGCACAAGTGCTCCCGCATCGTGCGGGTGGAGTACCGCTGCCCCGAGTGCGACAAGGTCTTCAGCTGCCCGGCCAACCTGGCCTCCCACCGACGTTGGCACAAGCCGCGCCCGCCCAGCGCCGGTGCCACCAACGGGcctccggcccccgaccccgcccggcccggggtcgACCGGGACACGCCGAGCCCCGGGGTGTCCGAGTCGGGCTCCGAGGACGGGCTGTACGAGTGCCACCACTGCGGGAAGAAATTCCGTCGCCAGGCCTACCTGCGGAAGCACCTGTTGGCCCACCACCAGGCCCTGCAGGGCAaggaccggccgggcccccccgagcccccggcgGCGGCCGACCaggcggggaaggagcccgggggcCCAGGGGAGGGTCCCGTCGAGTACCACCTGTGCCCGGTGTGCGGGGAGACCTTCGCCACCAAGGCCGGCCAGGAGCGTCACCTGCGCCTCCTCCACGCCGCCCAGGTGTTCCCCTGCAAGTACTGCCCCGCCACCTTCTACAGCTCCCCCGGCCTCACCCGCCACATCAACAAATGCCACCCTTCGGAGAACCGCCAGGTCGTTCTCCTCCAGGTGCCCGTGCGCCCCGCCTGCTAG